Genomic DNA from Pistricoccus aurantiacus:
GCGACGGCAATTTCAGCGCGGATCAATGGATCGAGATCATCTACGATGCGGTGTGACGCCAAGTCAATAGGCGAGCCGCCTAGCCTTCTTCCTCGTCATCCGCGAGCCGGCGGCCGAAAGCCCGCCACTGGGACAGCGTCATGATCTCGGTGAGTTCCGTCTGCAGGTCGTGCACCACCAGTAACTCACCGCGCTCGAGTTGACGCTTGAGCTCCGCGGTCCAGCCATGCATGCCGTCGCCGGTATCCGTGGTGTCGTAGCCCTGGCGGGTGACGAAGGCTTCCAGCAGACCGTCCAGTGTCTCTCCCGGCAGCAGGCGATAAGGCACTTCGATAAAGCGCTCGTTCATGTCTCGGCCTCCTCGTTGGCAGACTCCCACTCCTGAAGCTTTTCGAGAAAGCCCGCCTCGTCGATCACCGGCACCTCCAGCTCTTGTGCCTTGGTGAG
This window encodes:
- a CDS encoding YheU family protein, translated to MNERFIEVPYRLLPGETLDGLLEAFVTRQGYDTTDTGDGMHGWTAELKRQLERGELLVVHDLQTELTEIMTLSQWRAFGRRLADDEEEG